The Castor canadensis chromosome X, mCasCan1.hap1v2, whole genome shotgun sequence genome includes a region encoding these proteins:
- the LOC109675600 gene encoding profilin-2-like, with translation MQHVGVISKEVWQDCITLFLQTEMCCDAAIITNSPPRILASYPQGNLFQLTQEEIQTLLSREEREKFFLQGITLAGTKCLLIRDNLYTKGNNTMDLRTKGQSRASQAVTVIQVESVYLVVMGQKGTEGGPLNLKAFEMAGYIREAILQHMAHF, from the coding sequence ATGCAGCACGTGGGGGTTATCAGTAAAGAGGTCTGGCAGGACTGTATCACCCTCTTCCTGCAGACTGAGATGTGCTGTGATGCAGCAATTATCACCAATTCCCCACCTCGGATATTGGCTTCTTATCCTCAAGGCAACTTGTTCCAGCTGACCCAGGAAGAAATCCAGACTTTACTGAGtcgggaggagagggagaagtttTTTCTCCAGGGAATCACCCTTGCTGGAACCAAATGCTTGTTGATTCGAGACAACCTGTACACTAAGGGCAACAACACCATGGATCTGCGCACCAAAGGCCAGAGTCGAGCCAGCCAGGCAGTGACAGTAATTCAAGTTGAGTCTGTGTATCTTGTGGTCATGGGACAGAAAGGAACGGAAGGTGGACCTCTCAATCTCAAGGCTTTTGAGATGGCAGGTTACATTAGAGAGGCCATTCTTCAACACATGGCCCATTTCTaa